ATGAGCCCATCCTCTTCGTAGTTCACCTTCGTTCCTCGACCCAGCTTGGAAAACAGATCGCCTTTCCCGCTTTCTTCGCGGGTTACCTCGAACGTGTGCTGATACGCAAAATGAATCTCTGAATGCTCGCCGAGCGATCGGCTGAACCCGATCGCGGCGGTATCTTCGCCCACCGCCGGCGTGAGCGCGTTCGCAAAGATGAACTCGTCGGATATGGCGGACTTCCCGTGCGAATACCCCGCGCGCAGCGTCCATGCATCGTTGACGCGGTAATTCACGCCTATCTTGTAGATGTTCTGATCGTCCCAGCCGAGGCCGCCTTGAATGGTAGGTTTGGCGAGCTGATTGATCTCCGACCAGCGGACGAACTTGTAGTCGGCCAGCAATTCGAGCTTGGGCGTCGCTTGAAACGCCACACCAACCTGAAACTTCTGAGGCGAGTCCATGTTCCACTTGATCACGTCATCGTATTTTCGATACTGCTGCATCGCTTGGCGAGACGTGTATGACGCGCCAAAGGCCCAGCGTTCCCATTGCTTGTACACACCCACCTGAAACCCGATACCGAGACCGTAGTCGTAGTGCCAGTCGCCCTCGGTTGGCCGAAGGCGGAGGGTCAACGAGTCGGTGCGGAAGGTGCTGACGATGCCCAGCACGGACGCGCCAACGGACCAGCCATTGTCGAATTGGTGCGCGTAGGCCAGCGGTATCTTTGCGACCTGCAATTCCGCGCGCCGGTCGCCGTTGCCCAGGTAGCCGAGCGTAGCGCGCGGACGGTCGTAGTCGGTGCTG
This sequence is a window from Candidatus Hydrogenedentota bacterium. Protein-coding genes within it:
- a CDS encoding outer membrane protein transport protein, yielding MALALLPLARAADGNELPGIGAIQNSTSGAGVASPQDATWVMLNPAGIVELGKRLDLSLEVLLYTRGAEPKGSAIASNPFAGHLEDDTPIVIPSFGFAVPLKNGTFASGIFGVQGNSTDYDRPRATLGYLGNGDRRAELQVAKIPLAYAHQFDNGWSVGASVLGIVSTFRTDSLTLRLRPTEGDWHYDYGLGIGFQVGVYKQWERWAFGASYTSRQAMQQYRKYDDVIKWNMDSPQKFQVGVAFQATPKLELLADYKFVRWSEINQLAKPTIQGGLGWDDQNIYKIGVNYRVNDAWTLRAGYSHGKSAISDEFIFANALTPAVGEDTAAIGFSRSLGEHSEIHFAYQHTFEVTREESGKGDLFSKLGRGTKVNYEEDGLIVQYSYKW